Proteins from one Variovorax sp. TBS-050B genomic window:
- a CDS encoding TerC family protein produces the protein MSFLSSPEFWIALSQIILINIVLSGDNAVVIAMASRSLPPAQQKKAIIFGSVGAIVLRVVLTFFAVYLLTLPYLKLVGAALLLWIGIGLLQQEDEGHDLEGHSGLAGAIKTIVVADLVMSLDNVVGVAAAAKGNVPLLVFGLVISIPLIIFGSTLILKLMDRFPIIIMVGAALLGWVAGEMAIGDPSIAGWVAERHTLHTVVPALGAMFVVAIGKWLSVRREHRREQLEAQQQQQEAKNQPAV, from the coding sequence GTGTCGTTTTTGTCGAGCCCCGAGTTCTGGATCGCCCTGTCGCAGATCATCCTGATCAACATCGTCCTGAGCGGCGACAACGCCGTCGTCATCGCGATGGCCTCGCGCTCGCTGCCGCCCGCGCAGCAGAAGAAGGCCATCATCTTCGGCAGCGTCGGTGCCATCGTGCTGCGCGTGGTGCTGACCTTCTTCGCCGTCTACCTGCTCACCCTGCCCTACCTCAAGCTCGTGGGCGCGGCGCTGCTGCTGTGGATCGGCATCGGCCTGCTGCAGCAGGAAGACGAGGGGCATGACCTCGAAGGCCATTCCGGCCTCGCCGGTGCCATCAAGACCATCGTGGTGGCCGACCTCGTCATGAGCCTGGACAACGTCGTCGGTGTGGCCGCCGCGGCCAAGGGCAACGTGCCGCTGCTGGTGTTCGGCCTCGTGATCAGCATTCCGCTCATCATCTTCGGCAGCACGCTGATCCTGAAGCTGATGGACCGCTTCCCGATCATCATCATGGTCGGCGCTGCGCTGCTCGGCTGGGTCGCCGGCGAAATGGCGATCGGCGACCCGTCGATCGCCGGCTGGGTCGCGGAACGGCACACCCTGCACACCGTGGTTCCCGCGCTCGGCGCCATGTTCGTGGTGGCGATCGGCAAGTGGCTGAGCGTGCGCCGCGAGCACCGCCGAGAGCAGCTCGAGGCGCAGCAGCAGCAACAAGAAGCCAAGAACCAACCCGCCGTCTGA
- a CDS encoding tripartite tricarboxylate transporter permease translates to MEVLHNLAFGFSHALTWQNLLFCAIGCSVGTLVGLLPGLGPLATISLLLPLTYSIPTTGALIMLAGIYYGAQYGDSVSAITMKIPHASSIVACIDGYQMTLKGKTGLALFTAGFSSFIGGTVAILVLSFLAPVLGEVAFLFGPADYVAMMLVGFVCVSFVTTGSLLNGLAMCMIGVLLGTIGTDVNSGMQRFTMDLPFLVDGVGIVSIALGCFGIAEITKNLDAREERSPFNGKINLIPTWAEFKRIIPSALRGSVIGSFLGILPGGGPTIAQFAAYALDKKVSKYKHEIGTGCIEGVAGQAAADEAAARTSFIPLMSIGIPENAVMALMLAAFIIKGIQPGPNMIASHPELFWGLVASMWIGNVFLLVLNVPLVRYWLSVFKIPYSVLFPSILFFCCIGTYSVNNNLEDVFITAGFGFMGYMFMRLELDAAPLMLGFILGPMLEENFRRAMLLSRGSFGVFASRPISGTLLSLVAVFVVWQLTAFVLQARRKVAVAPAGVALGP, encoded by the coding sequence ATGGAAGTGCTCCACAACCTCGCGTTCGGCTTCTCGCACGCCCTGACCTGGCAGAACCTGCTGTTCTGCGCCATCGGCTGCAGCGTCGGCACGCTCGTCGGCCTGCTGCCCGGCCTCGGCCCGCTCGCCACCATCAGCCTGCTGCTGCCGCTGACCTATTCCATCCCTACCACCGGCGCGCTCATCATGCTCGCGGGCATCTACTATGGCGCGCAGTACGGCGACAGCGTGAGCGCGATCACGATGAAGATCCCGCATGCGAGCAGCATCGTGGCCTGCATCGACGGCTACCAGATGACGCTCAAGGGCAAGACGGGGCTGGCGCTGTTCACGGCCGGATTCTCGAGCTTCATCGGTGGCACGGTGGCGATCCTCGTGCTGTCGTTCCTCGCGCCGGTGCTCGGCGAGGTCGCGTTCCTGTTCGGGCCGGCCGACTACGTCGCGATGATGCTGGTGGGCTTCGTATGCGTGAGTTTCGTCACCACCGGCAGCCTGCTCAACGGCCTCGCGATGTGCATGATCGGCGTGCTGCTCGGCACCATCGGCACCGACGTCAACAGCGGCATGCAGCGCTTCACCATGGACCTGCCGTTCCTGGTCGACGGCGTGGGCATCGTGAGCATTGCGCTCGGCTGCTTCGGCATTGCCGAGATCACCAAGAACCTCGATGCGCGCGAGGAGCGATCGCCCTTCAACGGCAAGATCAACCTCATCCCGACCTGGGCCGAGTTCAAGCGCATCATCCCGAGCGCGCTGCGCGGCAGCGTGATCGGCTCCTTCCTGGGCATCCTGCCCGGCGGCGGCCCGACCATCGCGCAGTTCGCGGCCTACGCGCTCGACAAGAAGGTCAGCAAGTACAAGCACGAGATCGGCACCGGCTGCATCGAAGGCGTGGCCGGCCAGGCCGCGGCCGACGAGGCCGCCGCGCGCACCAGCTTCATTCCGCTGATGAGCATCGGCATTCCGGAAAACGCTGTGATGGCGCTGATGCTCGCCGCCTTCATCATCAAGGGCATCCAGCCCGGCCCGAACATGATCGCGAGCCATCCCGAGCTGTTCTGGGGCCTGGTCGCGAGCATGTGGATCGGCAACGTGTTCCTGCTGGTGCTCAACGTGCCGCTGGTGCGCTACTGGCTCTCGGTCTTCAAGATCCCGTACAGCGTGCTGTTCCCGTCGATCCTGTTCTTCTGCTGCATCGGCACCTACAGCGTGAACAACAACCTCGAGGACGTGTTCATCACGGCCGGCTTCGGCTTCATGGGCTACATGTTCATGCGGCTCGAACTCGACGCCGCGCCGCTGATGCTCGGCTTCATCCTCGGCCCCATGCTCGAGGAGAACTTCCGCCGCGCGATGCTGTTGAGCCGCGGCAGCTTCGGTGTCTTCGCCTCGCGGCCGATCAGCGGCACGCTGCTGAGCCTGGTGGCGGTCTTCGTGGTCTGGCAGCTCACGGCCTTCGTGCTGCAGGCGCGCAGGAAGGTGGCGGTGGCGCCGGCGGGGGTGGCGTTGGGGCCTTGA
- a CDS encoding universal stress protein: MTRILVPVDPDQPARTRSAIEEVVRMHRSGRVSVRLLRVQPRVSGHVAMLFDKQELLDLQRETGAEELRFAEGLLDLAGVPYTSTVLVGRTAETIAMAARDYGCSRIVFGRDAPTLAGRVFGSLAQQVRQQLSASGDSQAQVISF; encoded by the coding sequence ATGACGCGCATCTTGGTACCGGTCGACCCGGACCAGCCGGCGCGCACGCGCTCGGCCATCGAGGAAGTGGTGCGCATGCACCGCAGCGGGCGCGTGAGCGTCCGGCTGCTGCGCGTGCAGCCGAGGGTGTCGGGCCACGTGGCGATGCTCTTCGACAAGCAGGAACTGCTCGACCTGCAGCGCGAGACCGGCGCCGAGGAGCTGCGCTTCGCCGAAGGCCTGCTCGACCTCGCCGGCGTGCCCTACACCAGCACCGTGCTCGTCGGCCGCACCGCCGAGACCATCGCCATGGCCGCGCGCGACTACGGCTGCAGCCGCATCGTCTTCGGCCGCGACGCACCCACGCTCGCGGGCCGCGTCTTCGGCTCGCTCGCGCAGCAGGTGCGCCAGCAGCTCAGCGCAAGCGGGGATTCGCAGGCGCAGGTGATCAGCTTCTGA
- a CDS encoding DUF1266 domain-containing protein, giving the protein MGLMDQVGHALLDNDELHFADDPRCSPEERWLVTLSAPLSAFNGNFVNAVETGQDPEALRDGIASLWGVKDRKSFEQTARWLVEEGHRDKYREVWQALQKLDAAHRSAPLLLRSVASLVFPGLFMLKLRNELNYQAFANQTGKSVPEIAALMTAYDDWLGDLRDPLGVPPAEITDLVAWDAVRLASLSRWAVELGYIERGEFAHFAGGLAGRVRTAYANWPQVSAAYVAGGLIWKYSDARQEALVRTNAMLLRDARSPYKSVPFR; this is encoded by the coding sequence ATGGGTTTGATGGATCAGGTTGGCCATGCGCTGCTGGACAACGACGAGCTGCACTTCGCCGACGACCCCCGCTGCTCGCCCGAGGAGCGCTGGCTGGTGACGCTGAGCGCGCCGCTCTCGGCCTTCAACGGCAATTTCGTGAATGCGGTCGAGACCGGGCAGGACCCGGAGGCGCTGCGCGACGGCATCGCGAGCCTGTGGGGCGTGAAGGACCGCAAGAGCTTCGAGCAGACCGCGCGCTGGCTGGTGGAAGAGGGCCACCGCGACAAGTACCGCGAGGTCTGGCAGGCGCTGCAGAAGCTCGATGCCGCGCACCGCTCGGCGCCGCTGCTGCTGCGCAGCGTGGCCTCGCTGGTCTTTCCGGGCCTCTTCATGCTGAAGCTGCGCAACGAGCTCAACTACCAGGCCTTCGCCAACCAGACCGGCAAGAGCGTGCCCGAGATCGCGGCGCTGATGACCGCCTACGACGACTGGCTGGGCGACCTGCGCGATCCGCTCGGCGTGCCGCCCGCGGAGATCACCGACCTCGTCGCGTGGGACGCGGTGCGCCTCGCGAGCCTGTCGCGCTGGGCCGTGGAACTGGGCTACATCGAGCGCGGCGAGTTCGCGCATTTCGCCGGCGGCCTTGCCGGTCGCGTGCGCACCGCCTACGCCAACTGGCCGCAGGTCAGCGCGGCCTATGTGGCGGGCGGGTTGATCTGGAAGTATTCCGATGCGCGGCAGGAAGCGCTGGTGCGCACCAACGCGATGCTGCTGCGCGATGCGCGCAGCCCGTACAAGAGCGTGCCGTTCCGGTAG
- a CDS encoding nuclear transport factor 2 family protein, with amino-acid sequence MSEISTKGRELYAALNSGDADALARLLRDDFSGCLSPGLPRGLGKTYGGLNAMMGEAWAVVDQLFDLDVEVDQLFEAGDMLIARGMYHGTAKQSGKAFRAAFAHFWHYDGTQFSQLQQITDTGLWRDAIE; translated from the coding sequence ATGAGCGAGATCTCCACCAAGGGCCGCGAACTCTACGCGGCGCTGAACAGCGGAGATGCCGATGCGCTGGCGCGATTGCTGCGGGATGACTTCAGCGGCTGCCTGTCTCCCGGCCTGCCGAGAGGTCTGGGCAAGACCTACGGCGGCCTGAACGCAATGATGGGCGAGGCGTGGGCGGTCGTCGACCAGTTGTTCGACCTGGATGTGGAGGTCGATCAGCTGTTCGAAGCGGGCGACATGCTCATCGCCCGCGGCATGTACCACGGCACTGCGAAGCAGAGCGGCAAGGCGTTTCGCGCTGCGTTCGCTCACTTCTGGCACTACGACGGCACGCAGTTTTCGCAGCTGCAACAGATCACCGATACGGGTCTATGGCGCGACGCGATCGAGTGA
- a CDS encoding FxLYD domain-containing protein — MTINLQTLKCGECGSGTLQRSGLNQYTCAHCGSVSIVEDDVSARLERVLEQVKNEAGRRLAAEQSARQQHVGRAMGIAAIAIVGLVVVVFAVTALLTGGRKDTQTAAASRPAAVSSAPRSIPVDGLKLDPPRQVLVGSGSSAKPRLLVVARNETGQALERPSIKAVFYEGESRIGERSESLPIGTLAPGESAPVLIDLPGDRNVTRQELQVQPLSAPYRTVEGPPLKFARARLVQQQDNLRLVGRIVNDRKDRAMLTGVEALVTVYDDAGAVIGFGRGFAQASEIAPGERSAVEVRVERIGNRETPIAAWDYRIDHNLTEQAQQGRTRVLSGSARVVRTAGGPERFHPSLRLGSEDLLADEAERFDAAKIELLPLVAGRDTTQRPVYLAEVVNRSTDAIAIAPGAVVSRYDGSRLDGTTAVGGPAYLYPGERFPVLLEPRGADRITSTRVEWKPMRRAALPGPRAPLEVRVTDTRAATSSVLVNFSRRYSYKYVEVSGTVANPTQAIVRKPRLWVSLRDAAGQLAGFTLLDNLPAIAPGESVPFQAKVDQYGRDFARVETLFQSE, encoded by the coding sequence GTGACCATCAACCTGCAAACGCTCAAGTGCGGCGAATGCGGCAGCGGCACGCTCCAGCGCTCCGGCCTGAACCAGTACACCTGCGCGCACTGCGGCTCGGTGTCGATCGTGGAAGACGACGTCTCGGCGCGGCTGGAGCGCGTGCTCGAGCAGGTCAAGAACGAAGCCGGCCGCCGGCTCGCGGCCGAGCAGTCGGCACGCCAGCAGCACGTGGGCCGCGCGATGGGCATCGCGGCGATCGCGATCGTCGGGCTGGTGGTGGTGGTGTTCGCGGTCACGGCGTTGCTCACGGGCGGGCGCAAGGACACGCAGACGGCCGCCGCGAGCAGGCCCGCGGCCGTCTCGAGCGCGCCGCGCAGCATTCCCGTCGACGGGCTCAAGCTCGACCCGCCGCGGCAGGTGCTCGTGGGCAGCGGCAGCTCGGCCAAGCCGCGGCTGCTGGTGGTGGCGCGCAACGAGACCGGCCAGGCGCTCGAGCGCCCGAGCATCAAGGCCGTGTTCTACGAAGGAGAAAGCCGCATCGGCGAGCGCAGCGAATCGCTGCCGATCGGCACGCTCGCGCCCGGCGAGAGCGCCCCGGTGCTGATCGACCTGCCCGGCGACCGCAACGTCACGCGCCAGGAGCTGCAGGTGCAGCCGCTCTCCGCGCCCTACCGCACGGTCGAAGGACCGCCGCTGAAGTTCGCACGCGCGCGGCTGGTGCAGCAGCAGGACAACCTGCGCCTGGTCGGCCGCATCGTGAACGACCGCAAGGACCGCGCGATGCTGACCGGCGTCGAGGCGCTGGTCACCGTGTACGACGATGCCGGCGCGGTCATCGGCTTCGGCCGCGGCTTCGCGCAGGCCAGCGAGATCGCGCCGGGCGAGCGCAGCGCGGTGGAAGTACGGGTGGAGCGCATCGGAAACCGCGAGACCCCGATCGCGGCCTGGGACTACCGCATCGACCACAACCTCACCGAGCAGGCGCAGCAGGGCCGCACGCGCGTGCTGAGCGGCAGTGCGCGCGTGGTCCGCACCGCGGGCGGCCCCGAGCGTTTCCATCCCTCGCTGCGCCTCGGCAGCGAAGACCTGCTGGCCGACGAGGCCGAGCGCTTCGACGCCGCGAAGATCGAGCTGCTGCCGCTCGTGGCCGGGCGCGACACCACGCAGCGGCCGGTGTACCTCGCCGAGGTGGTCAACCGCAGCACCGATGCGATCGCGATCGCGCCCGGTGCCGTGGTCTCGCGCTACGACGGCAGCCGGCTCGACGGCACCACCGCGGTCGGCGGGCCCGCGTACCTCTACCCTGGCGAGCGCTTTCCGGTGCTTCTGGAGCCGCGCGGCGCCGACCGCATCACGTCCACCCGCGTCGAATGGAAGCCGATGCGCCGCGCCGCCCTGCCCGGCCCGCGCGCGCCGCTCGAAGTGCGCGTGACCGACACGCGCGCGGCCACGAGCAGCGTGCTCGTCAACTTCAGCCGCCGCTACAGCTACAAGTACGTCGAGGTCAGCGGCACGGTGGCGAACCCGACGCAGGCGATCGTGCGCAAGCCGCGGCTCTGGGTGAGCCTGCGCGATGCCGCGGGCCAGCTCGCGGGCTTCACGCTGCTCGACAACCTGCCGGCGATCGCACCGGGCGAGAGCGTGCCGTTCCAGGCCAAGGTCGACCAGTACGGGCGCGACTTCGCGCGCGTGGAGACGCTGTTCCAGAGCGAGTAG
- a CDS encoding tripartite tricarboxylate transporter TctB family protein: MKNRNLVRGLFLMAIALTFGLTALRYPIGDLSRAGPGLFPAMISGLLLLIGLSTVIRARFVEPVPLQFSFRNIALILSSLCGFALISMYLNMIAGIVFMVFCSGFAGSSYSWVRNVKISLGLIAMALALQKLLGLNLPLY; encoded by the coding sequence ATGAAAAATAGAAACCTCGTCAGAGGCCTGTTCCTCATGGCGATCGCCTTGACCTTCGGGTTGACGGCGCTTCGCTATCCCATCGGCGACCTGAGCCGCGCCGGGCCAGGACTGTTCCCCGCGATGATCAGCGGCCTGCTGCTGCTGATCGGCCTGTCCACCGTCATCCGGGCCCGCTTCGTGGAGCCGGTCCCGCTGCAGTTCAGCTTCAGGAACATCGCGCTGATTCTTTCGAGCCTCTGCGGCTTCGCGCTGATCTCGATGTACCTGAACATGATCGCGGGCATCGTCTTCATGGTGTTCTGCTCCGGCTTTGCCGGCAGTTCCTACTCGTGGGTGCGCAACGTCAAGATCTCGCTCGGCCTGATCGCGATGGCGCTCGCGCTGCAGAAGCTGCTCGGCCTCAACCTGCCGCTCTACTGA
- a CDS encoding helix-turn-helix domain-containing protein, whose protein sequence is MKLHVARPHPDVSAWVSMAVHLSFDSPGTQPVPCHFPALVEGGLVVVLEGRFFVKEPSGVFASLPAGFVGSARALPLTLYRTPRLCYAGLRLQPTGTLGMLQSSPLSLPHRLADAADVFGRAWPGLVERIRAETVPERRLAALLTFAREHLRQEVHLQRLRRAALLQQAALRAATPADAVGLSVRQFERVFAGTFGLTPKRFQRVARVEGLLRDALATAKTDAALALRHGYYDQSHMARDLRMLAGASLSTLVEAARRQDSENWALAVGMAR, encoded by the coding sequence ATGAAACTCCATGTCGCGCGGCCGCATCCCGATGTGAGCGCGTGGGTTTCAATGGCTGTGCACCTCTCGTTCGACAGCCCGGGCACGCAACCGGTGCCCTGCCACTTTCCCGCGCTGGTCGAGGGCGGGCTCGTCGTGGTGCTCGAGGGCCGCTTCTTCGTCAAGGAACCCTCGGGTGTGTTCGCCTCTCTTCCTGCCGGATTCGTGGGCAGCGCCCGCGCCTTGCCGCTGACGCTCTACCGCACGCCTCGACTGTGCTACGCCGGACTGCGGCTGCAGCCCACCGGGACGCTCGGAATGCTGCAATCGAGTCCGCTGTCCCTGCCGCACCGGCTTGCCGATGCGGCGGATGTCTTCGGCCGGGCGTGGCCGGGTCTGGTGGAGCGCATCAGGGCGGAGACCGTCCCCGAGCGGCGCTTGGCGGCCCTGTTGACCTTCGCACGCGAGCACCTGCGCCAGGAAGTGCATCTACAGCGTTTGCGGCGTGCCGCTCTGCTGCAGCAGGCTGCTCTGCGGGCGGCGACGCCGGCCGATGCGGTGGGCCTCTCCGTGCGGCAGTTCGAGCGCGTGTTCGCCGGCACCTTCGGCCTGACGCCGAAGCGGTTCCAGCGCGTGGCCCGCGTCGAAGGATTGCTGCGCGATGCCCTCGCCACGGCCAAGACGGACGCGGCACTCGCATTGCGTCATGGCTACTATGACCAATCGCACATGGCACGCGACCTGCGCATGCTGGCCGGCGCTTCGCTGAGCACGCTGGTCGAGGCCGCCCGCCGGCAGGACTCGGAGAACTGGGCGCTCGCCGTTGGCATGGCCCGGTGA
- a CDS encoding sensor histidine kinase: MRRSEPRLQRKLLAWLLGPLAVLLVLDTGAAYWNSLRFSNLAYDRALHEIGREIAMHVRLDGERPRLELSKPAADILFVDPEDRLFYRVVGADGTHLGGDAQLPAPRNARPAGSDFYGATVHGEPVRMMVARMRIGPDAQLPEVLVQVAETLHKRDRFTWEMVANVVLPQLLLIVMATLVVWFGVSRGLEPLQRLRRAVSDRSHLDLSPIDTHDVPGEVRPLVDDVNALMARLGRTFDFQNRFVADAAHQLKTPVSGLKAQIELALRENDLQRVRHSLAQLYISADRLSRLVRQLLSLARNEPGALDSMQLQPLDLNAHALEVSMEWVPQALKRNIDLGFEGTDHALMIDADHDRLRELLNNLIDNAIRYSQPGGRVTVQTSQTGDDQCRLAINDDGPRIPVEERARIFERFHRLLGTQEDGSGLGLAIVSEIATLHGARITLEEDSDGVGNTFSVFFPLRAGDGAAPAA, from the coding sequence ATGCGGAGGTCTGAGCCCCGGCTGCAGCGCAAGCTGCTCGCGTGGCTGCTCGGCCCGCTGGCCGTGCTGCTGGTGCTCGACACCGGTGCGGCCTACTGGAACTCGCTGCGCTTTTCCAACCTCGCCTACGACCGTGCGCTGCACGAGATCGGGCGCGAGATCGCGATGCACGTCCGGCTCGACGGCGAGCGCCCGCGGCTGGAACTCTCGAAGCCCGCGGCCGACATCCTCTTCGTCGATCCCGAGGACCGGCTGTTCTACCGCGTGGTCGGCGCCGACGGCACGCACCTGGGCGGCGACGCGCAACTGCCCGCGCCGCGCAACGCCCGGCCCGCGGGCTCCGACTTCTACGGCGCCACGGTGCACGGGGAACCGGTGCGCATGATGGTCGCTCGCATGCGCATCGGCCCCGACGCCCAGCTGCCCGAGGTGCTGGTGCAGGTGGCCGAGACGCTCCACAAGCGCGACCGCTTCACCTGGGAGATGGTCGCCAACGTGGTGCTGCCGCAGCTGCTGCTGATCGTCATGGCGACGCTGGTGGTCTGGTTCGGCGTCTCGCGCGGGCTCGAGCCGCTGCAGCGGCTGCGCCGCGCCGTCTCCGACCGTTCGCACCTCGACCTGAGCCCGATAGACACCCACGACGTGCCCGGCGAAGTGCGCCCGCTGGTGGACGACGTGAATGCGCTCATGGCCCGGCTCGGCCGCACCTTCGATTTCCAGAACCGCTTCGTGGCCGATGCCGCGCACCAGCTCAAGACGCCCGTCAGCGGTTTGAAGGCGCAGATCGAACTCGCGCTGCGCGAGAACGACCTGCAGCGCGTGCGCCATTCCCTCGCGCAGCTCTACATCAGCGCCGACCGGCTCTCGCGGCTGGTGCGGCAGCTGCTCTCGCTCGCGCGCAACGAGCCCGGTGCGCTCGATTCCATGCAGCTGCAGCCGCTCGACTTGAACGCGCACGCGCTCGAAGTGAGCATGGAATGGGTGCCGCAGGCGCTCAAGCGCAACATCGACCTGGGCTTCGAGGGCACCGACCATGCGCTGATGATCGATGCCGACCACGACCGCCTGCGCGAGCTGCTCAACAACCTGATCGACAACGCGATCCGCTACAGCCAGCCGGGCGGCCGCGTCACCGTGCAGACCAGCCAGACCGGCGACGACCAGTGCCGCCTCGCGATCAACGACGACGGGCCGCGCATTCCGGTGGAAGAGCGCGCGCGCATCTTCGAACGCTTCCACCGGCTGCTCGGTACGCAGGAGGACGGCAGCGGCCTCGGCCTCGCCATCGTGAGCGAGATCGCCACGCTCCACGGCGCGCGCATCACGCTCGAGGAAGACAGCGACGGCGTGGGCAACACCTTCAGCGTCTTCTTCCCGCTGCGCGCGGGGGACGGCGCCGCGCCCGCGGCCTGA
- a CDS encoding response regulator transcription factor codes for MRILLVEDDRVLADALSRALVQSAHAVDVVSTGEEADHALAAGSYDLAILDIGLPGLSGLEVLKRLRARKSTMPVLMLTAFDTLADRVQGLDLGADDYLAKPFDLPELEARVRALLRRSTRSTPYLEHGLLRFDTVGRRVFHDKRPLDLSPRELALLELLLMRAGRVVSKEHMVNHLYGWGDEVGDNAIEVNVYRLRKKLEPLGCEIRTVRGMGYLIDSSDAEV; via the coding sequence ATGCGCATATTGCTCGTCGAGGACGACCGGGTGCTGGCGGACGCGCTGTCGCGTGCGCTGGTGCAGTCCGCGCACGCCGTCGACGTGGTCTCCACCGGCGAGGAGGCCGACCATGCGCTCGCGGCCGGCAGCTACGACCTCGCGATCCTCGACATCGGCCTGCCGGGCCTGAGCGGGCTCGAGGTGCTCAAGCGCCTGCGCGCGCGCAAGTCGACCATGCCGGTGCTGATGCTCACCGCCTTCGACACACTCGCCGACCGCGTGCAGGGCCTCGACCTCGGCGCCGACGACTACCTCGCCAAGCCCTTCGACCTGCCCGAACTCGAGGCGCGCGTGCGCGCCCTGCTGCGCCGCAGTACGCGCTCGACGCCCTATCTCGAGCACGGGCTGCTGCGCTTCGACACCGTGGGCCGGCGCGTGTTCCACGACAAGCGGCCGCTCGATCTCTCGCCACGCGAGCTCGCGCTGCTCGAGCTGCTGCTGATGCGCGCCGGCCGCGTGGTGAGCAAGGAGCACATGGTCAACCATCTCTACGGCTGGGGCGACGAGGTCGGCGACAACGCCATCGAGGTCAACGTCTACCGGCTGCGCAAGAAGCTCGAGCCGCTGGGCTGCGAGATCCGCACCGTGCGCGGCATGGGCTACCTGATCGACAGCAGCGATGCGGAGGTCTGA
- a CDS encoding DUF2834 domain-containing protein — MTPKNAARVLFILAFAGLVVPWYFHAAFLLDGGSFAPGPFMAAVSANKLVAGITWDVYLAAAAFSVWLLRDASAARVRRPWIYVALTFGLGLAFALPLYMAMRKVAR; from the coding sequence ATGACACCGAAGAATGCAGCGCGCGTCCTCTTCATCCTGGCTTTTGCCGGCCTGGTTGTTCCCTGGTACTTCCATGCCGCGTTCCTCTTGGACGGCGGCAGTTTCGCGCCGGGGCCTTTCATGGCCGCCGTTTCGGCCAACAAGCTGGTGGCAGGCATCACCTGGGACGTCTACCTCGCTGCCGCAGCGTTCTCTGTCTGGCTGCTTCGAGATGCATCGGCAGCGCGCGTTCGCCGGCCGTGGATCTATGTCGCGCTGACGTTCGGACTTGGGCTCGCTTTCGCCTTGCCGCTGTACATGGCAATGCGAAAGGTGGCGCGATGA